Proteins encoded by one window of Salarias fasciatus chromosome 1, fSalaFa1.1, whole genome shotgun sequence:
- the LOC115388505 gene encoding nuclear receptor ROR-alpha A-like isoform X1: protein MFSLCRGSSAAVKKTHSSQIEIIPCKICGDKSSGIHYGVITCEGCKGFFRRSQQSNASYSCPRQKNCLIDRTSRNRCQHCRLQKCLAVGMSRDAVKFGRMSKKQRDSLYAEVQKHRLQQQQQQGPLLLSRPSLGSPSPGEAESLSPHYTLSSSGLTELPDEVGRYGEQNSPEGGSLSSKADSGEGGGGGGGGGFYLDIQPSPDQSGLDINGIKPEPLCDYGSSNGFFPYCSFSNGDSSPTVSMAELDHLAQIISKSHLETCQYLREELQQMSWQSFMQDEVESYQSKPQELMWQLCAVKITEAIQYVVEFAKRIDGFMDLCQNDQIVLLKAGSLEVVLVRMCRVFDSQNNTVYFDGKFAGPEVFKALGCDDLITSVFDFAKSMCSLHLSEDELAIFSAFVLLSADRSWLQEKLQVEKLQQKTQLALQHVLQKNQREDGVLTKLRCKVSALRSLCSRHTEKLLAFRAVYPDVVRSHFPPLYKELFGADLELNLQPGD from the exons CTCAGATTGAAATCATCCCCTGTAAGATCTGTGGAGATAAATCCTCGGGGATCCACTACGGAGTGATCACCTGCGAGGGCTGCAAG GGTTTCTTCAGGCGGAGTCAGCAGAGCAACGCCAGCTACTCGTGTCCGCGCCAGAAAAACTGCCTGATCGACCGAACGAGCCGAAACCGCTGCCAGCACTGCCGTCTGCAGAAATGTCTCGCCGTGGGCATGTCCCGAGACG CTGTAAAGTTTGGCCGTATGTCTAAAAAGCAGCGGGACAGCCTGTACGCCGAGGTCCAGAAGCaccgcctgcagcagcagcagcagcagggtcctCTGCTCCTGTCCCGGCCCAGCCTGGGCAGCCCCAGCCCGGGCGAGGCCGAGTCGCTGTCCCCGCACTACACCCTGTCCTCCTCGGGCCTCACCGAGCTCCCCGACGAGGTGGGCCGCTACGGGGAGCAGAACTCGCCCGAGGGAGGATCGCTCTCGTCAAAG GCAGACTcgggagaaggaggaggcgggggaggcggcgggggaTTTTACCTGGACATCCAGCCGTCTCCGGATCAGTCCGGCCTCGACATCAACGGCATCAAACCCGAGCCCCTGTGCGACTACGGCTCCAGTAACGGTTTCTTTCCGTACTGCTCCTTCAGCAACGGAGACTCGTCGCCCACAGTGTCCATGGCCGAACTCG atCACCTGGCTCAGATCATCTCCAAGTCTCACCTGGAGACGTGTCAGTACctgagggaggagctgcagcagatgagCTGGCAGAGCTTCATGCAGGACGAGGTGGAGAGCTATCAGAGCAAG CCTCAGGAGTTGATGTGGCAGCTCTGTGCGGTGAAAATCACCGAGGCCATCCAGTATGTGGTGGAGTTCGCCAAACGCATCGATGGCTTCATGGACCTCTGCCAGAACGACCAGATCGTGCTGCTGAAAGCCG gATCTCTGGAGGTCGTCTTGGTGCGAATGTGTCGCGTGTTCGACTCACAGAACAACACCGTCTACTTCGATGGCAAGTTCGCAGGTCCGGAAGTCTTCAAAGCTTTAG GTTGTGACGACTTGATCACGTCAGTGTTCGACTTCGCTAAAAGCATGTGCTCGCTGCATCTGTCTGAGGATGAACTCGCTATTTTCTCAGCATTTGTCCTGCTTTCTGCCG aCCGCTCGtggctgcaggagaagctgcaggtggagaagctgcagcagaagacGCAGCTGGCCCTGCAGCATGTCCTGCAGAAGAACCAGCGGGAGGACGGAGTGCTCACCAAG ctCAGATGTAAGGTGTCGGCGTTGCGCTCGCTGTGCAGTCGGCACACAGAGAAGCTGTTGGCGTTCAGAGCCGTCTACCCCGACGTGGTCCGATCGCACTTCCCTCCTCTTTACAAGGAGCTGTTCGGCGCCGACCTGGAACTGAACCTGCAGCCCGGCGACTGA
- the LOC115388505 gene encoding nuclear receptor ROR-alpha A-like isoform X2 — translation MYYVISAMKAQIEIIPCKICGDKSSGIHYGVITCEGCKGFFRRSQQSNASYSCPRQKNCLIDRTSRNRCQHCRLQKCLAVGMSRDAVKFGRMSKKQRDSLYAEVQKHRLQQQQQQGPLLLSRPSLGSPSPGEAESLSPHYTLSSSGLTELPDEVGRYGEQNSPEGGSLSSKADSGEGGGGGGGGGFYLDIQPSPDQSGLDINGIKPEPLCDYGSSNGFFPYCSFSNGDSSPTVSMAELDHLAQIISKSHLETCQYLREELQQMSWQSFMQDEVESYQSKPQELMWQLCAVKITEAIQYVVEFAKRIDGFMDLCQNDQIVLLKAGSLEVVLVRMCRVFDSQNNTVYFDGKFAGPEVFKALGCDDLITSVFDFAKSMCSLHLSEDELAIFSAFVLLSADRSWLQEKLQVEKLQQKTQLALQHVLQKNQREDGVLTKLRCKVSALRSLCSRHTEKLLAFRAVYPDVVRSHFPPLYKELFGADLELNLQPGD, via the exons CTCAGATTGAAATCATCCCCTGTAAGATCTGTGGAGATAAATCCTCGGGGATCCACTACGGAGTGATCACCTGCGAGGGCTGCAAG GGTTTCTTCAGGCGGAGTCAGCAGAGCAACGCCAGCTACTCGTGTCCGCGCCAGAAAAACTGCCTGATCGACCGAACGAGCCGAAACCGCTGCCAGCACTGCCGTCTGCAGAAATGTCTCGCCGTGGGCATGTCCCGAGACG CTGTAAAGTTTGGCCGTATGTCTAAAAAGCAGCGGGACAGCCTGTACGCCGAGGTCCAGAAGCaccgcctgcagcagcagcagcagcagggtcctCTGCTCCTGTCCCGGCCCAGCCTGGGCAGCCCCAGCCCGGGCGAGGCCGAGTCGCTGTCCCCGCACTACACCCTGTCCTCCTCGGGCCTCACCGAGCTCCCCGACGAGGTGGGCCGCTACGGGGAGCAGAACTCGCCCGAGGGAGGATCGCTCTCGTCAAAG GCAGACTcgggagaaggaggaggcgggggaggcggcgggggaTTTTACCTGGACATCCAGCCGTCTCCGGATCAGTCCGGCCTCGACATCAACGGCATCAAACCCGAGCCCCTGTGCGACTACGGCTCCAGTAACGGTTTCTTTCCGTACTGCTCCTTCAGCAACGGAGACTCGTCGCCCACAGTGTCCATGGCCGAACTCG atCACCTGGCTCAGATCATCTCCAAGTCTCACCTGGAGACGTGTCAGTACctgagggaggagctgcagcagatgagCTGGCAGAGCTTCATGCAGGACGAGGTGGAGAGCTATCAGAGCAAG CCTCAGGAGTTGATGTGGCAGCTCTGTGCGGTGAAAATCACCGAGGCCATCCAGTATGTGGTGGAGTTCGCCAAACGCATCGATGGCTTCATGGACCTCTGCCAGAACGACCAGATCGTGCTGCTGAAAGCCG gATCTCTGGAGGTCGTCTTGGTGCGAATGTGTCGCGTGTTCGACTCACAGAACAACACCGTCTACTTCGATGGCAAGTTCGCAGGTCCGGAAGTCTTCAAAGCTTTAG GTTGTGACGACTTGATCACGTCAGTGTTCGACTTCGCTAAAAGCATGTGCTCGCTGCATCTGTCTGAGGATGAACTCGCTATTTTCTCAGCATTTGTCCTGCTTTCTGCCG aCCGCTCGtggctgcaggagaagctgcaggtggagaagctgcagcagaagacGCAGCTGGCCCTGCAGCATGTCCTGCAGAAGAACCAGCGGGAGGACGGAGTGCTCACCAAG ctCAGATGTAAGGTGTCGGCGTTGCGCTCGCTGTGCAGTCGGCACACAGAGAAGCTGTTGGCGTTCAGAGCCGTCTACCCCGACGTGGTCCGATCGCACTTCCCTCCTCTTTACAAGGAGCTGTTCGGCGCCGACCTGGAACTGAACCTGCAGCCCGGCGACTGA